One Anastrepha obliqua isolate idAnaObli1 chromosome 6, idAnaObli1_1.0, whole genome shotgun sequence DNA window includes the following coding sequences:
- the LOC129250546 gene encoding putative nuclease HARBI1, which produces MGIIGCVDGTHVKIVAPRKEVQHLYYNRKGFYSINAMIVCDHTMKITYINAKNPGATHDSMAFNMSPLKAYLEEQHLNGRRNTWLLGDAGYALKPYLMTPFRNSEEGSPQRTYNKQHAKARSIIERTIGVLKNRFRCLLQF; this is translated from the exons atgg GAATAATTGGCTGTGTTGATGGCACGCATGTTAAAATTGTCGCTCCCAGGAAAGAAGTTCAGCATTTGTATTACAACAGGAAGGGATTCTACAGCATTAATGCTATGATT gtttgtgatcatacaatgaaaataacctatataaatgcgaaaaatcCAGGAGCTACTCATGACTCCATGGCTTTCAACATGTCGCCATTGAAAGCGTATTTAGAGGAGCAACATCTCAATGGCCGTCGCAATACTTGGCTCCTCG GTGATGCTGGATACGCTCTAAAACCTTATTTAATGACGCCGTTCAGAAACTCTGAGGAAGGGTCTCCACAAAGGACCTACAACAAACAGCATGCCAAAGCGAGAAGTATAATTGAGAGAACAATTGGAGTCCTGAAAAATCGATTTAGATGTTTGTTGCAG TTTTGA